In the Lates calcarifer isolate ASB-BC8 linkage group LG16_LG22, TLL_Latcal_v3, whole genome shotgun sequence genome, AGTTTTTATCAGTCAGTCATTCTGCACTCGTATTTCCATTCTCCTTGATTTtatcactgaaatatttttaacagGAAATCACCTCCAGTATTCTTGGTAGTTTAATTACTGCACCTGTAGGTGGCAGTACAGACCTAATCTGATGtcagtgaagttttttttttaatttgtttggcATTTGATACTGAAGTTTAACCTGTTTTTATATTACACCAGTCTTTTTATTTAGTTGAAGTCAAGCAGCTGTCctcaattgttttcattttgcactAGGATTTTAGTTTAAGGAAGCTGTTAGTGAAGATGCCTCACATAAGTGAGATATTCTGTTATCAGTTCATCGGTTCACTCAAGTGATATTTGCAGGGATCACATGGTACTGAATGCCTTATACATGACACCATGATGTTAAAAACTGCTATTAAAAATGTGCCagtcatgtgttttgtgttgtgaatGTATGTTGTGCCTTCAATAAATACTTCCCTCATAGTCTATGCTTTCTCAGTTCATTAATTGTGATCATAACAACATGAACTTGCCCCACATTAGCTAGAAACTCCAATGCGTTCAAGGTAAAGGTTATATTTATTGTAAGCATAGAGAGGCCTCTGCAAAAGTCAAACATgttgacagagacagacttgAGTCTTTCACATACATTAATAACAATGAAAATCTTAAGACAATAATTGTTACAGGGCATATGCTCCTTCTACAGttaactgaagaaaaaaatagtataaaatGTTCATATACCCCTCGGTAGAGATTTCAAAAGTCGCAGCTGAATGATTCAGTtatcaaacaaataaactaGCAATCGCTAACACTTTTGAGTAGTCTCCCTCCAGTTTGCGTAGATGTGTGGGTAGGGGAACCTTAATCCTTGTTCCTGTAGGATTCCCATTTTCCTCAATCAGAACGACATTGTTCGAATCAAAGCGTGGACTCATGCGCTCTCCAGGCATTTTGTGTCCAACAATTAGCgctttcttcttctgtccttTTATGGCAAGCAACACTTTGTCACCAACTTTCCCTATGCCATTCTTGGTATAGACATGGATCACTCTTGGTGGACGGTGATATGATGTATTTCCGAGAGAGCTGTTGTCCACTACACGGACTCTAGTCATTTTCTGAATGGCTGCTGCAACAGCAGACACGCtggaaagacaaaaaggaaaaaggtcATCTTCAACTTACAGGACCTGTTACTAAGTATCATAGATCATGCTATTGATTCCAGTTCTTCCTCAGAGACCCCCTTCAGTCACCGGTCATACAAGAAATTACCTTAACtatgtgtaaaacaaaacttCACCCAAGTCAAGCATCCGTTACCCAGAACACACCGAGCCAACGGGCTAACTGTAAAATCTTACACAATATTTGGTTTTAAGATTGTCAGAAAATTCTCACCTAAAAGACCTCCGATTAATCATGGACGACGAGTTTACGAGGAGCCCAGTAAGGGATCTTGAAAGCTGGGGGAGAGCCATTACTACAGCGAATACTGTGTCAGCTAGAGAAAGAAAGTATACATAGTTAGCTTCTAATAGGCTAAAGGGTTAGCTAATGATCTCGCTTGCATCGGCTAAAAAATCACAAATCTTACAACAGAACCTAATATTTTTTAGCTTTTATAGTCTTTATCCTgaacaatgaaataaatacaagaaTAAATTAATTAGACGCgtcagtttaaatttaaaacgTCTGTCTTGGTAGCGTTACCCTTCTGTCATGCTCCATGCCAATGTCAAAGGTATGGCGTCAGCAATACGCGACCGACTGCCTTTAGCCGAGCTAGCTGATAAACACAATATTCTTGGCATATAAGAAATAATTATTCCTCACTTAAAATAAGACGATCCGCTTTGTTGTGGTATTTTTTGTTGACTCTCAGCTATTTACGCTCGTACAAACAAGAGCACctaaacaaaccacaaaagCGGCTGCTAGCCCTAGTTAGCTTGTTTGTTACTTTGTTGTACGTCATCCAAAGGCGCTGGGGCGAGGACATAGAAATAGAGGAGCATAGATGCTACACAACGGAAAGTCTAAAATGGTTCAGCGTTAATGGCAAATTGTGTGTCGTTACTCTATATGGTCTTCTTCTATGCACGTCACGCTGTACACCTGATAGACTTCGCCTGCAGTTGGACTGGTTGGGTTAGCGAGAGTTGTTCAACCGGCTGATAGACGCAACCGCAGCAGCGGAGACTTGTCAGTACCAACAGACCACTTGACTGAGTAGCTCCACCTGGTTAGATTTAGTGTTGTGTCCGGGGGGAATCAACTAAACCTAATTTAATGCGGGAATTAGCCGCTAGTCGTTAGACAGCCTCCACCTGTTATTTGCTACATCGAGCCAAGTTAGCTAACGTCAACGTTACGACTGACTGCTAGCTCACATTAGCTAATTGTGACAGTTTCTGCTCCCGCTGCGTATTATTGCAAGGTAAGTTGGTTTTCATATTATTAACCCCGTTTTACTGGTATTTCACTTCAGACGTGTTTGGTTGTTCTCTACAGTTGCGACAGCCAACCATTCGTTACTTCGCCGGTGAACTTAATGGTTGCGGTTAGAACAATAAACGAGTAAACATCCCCATTACCATTAGCATTAAGCTAACTGAGCGAACATTAATGAGCTCTTGTAAAGTCAACAGCAACACGAGCTAGTTTTCATGATTGGCCCAAGTTAGACTCCATTACCAAAAGTAGGCTGTTACTTGTGAGAATTCTGGTTTTGTTTATAATAGATGACCGTGACGTTCaagattatttcattatttaccCCCCTCTAGCCACAAGCCCCAGATTAAGTTCGCCTGTTGGTTCTCATCATACCCGGGgatgtttggtttgttgttaCTGATCATATTCTGCTGCGCGTGATGAGGTAGATCGATTAAGACGAGATGTTaggacatttttcttttatatttgaAAACTGTTTGGACCTCTGTAAGCTCGATTATCTACTGTCGGGAGATTGTTTTTGCATGGACATTAGGACATCAACAGATATTAGGCTATGTAGTCTTAGTCTCTAAGTATGCCTATTTAGCGCTAGGGTCCAGGCTAGGATATTGACACATCTTTAGATAATCAGCGCAAGGTCAGTAATTCCTTACATATCTCAGCTATCTAACTAACACTAGTGGTTGAGCAATGTTGTATTGAGAGAATCTCTTGACAGTAAGTGGTTAAACTGTGCTGGATTCACAGACATGGGCCTCATCATGGACTAGTCATAGCTTGGCTGTGACAGTTAATGCCCTAAGTGTTTCCTTGCGCATAGCCTATAAAGGGATAAACATAAGCTGGCTGCTCGCAATATTAAGTACATCAGCCATACTGTGTTCCAGTGACACGGATGAATATTGATGGGAAATCATTCGAGAAGTATCAATCTGACATACATCTGCTCATTTCGATTTCATAAAAACCTAAATGCCTCTCTAACTTGAGTCCCCACCTAATGCTCAGCATGTTTTTCCTATGAataatgtttttacatgtaCCATGCTGAAAGCAATGGTTGACTATTTGCAATTAGATTAAATTTTTTGTGGCATCTATAAAGTGTGTTACAAAGTGAACCAAGCAGAGAGGCCATCACAAGTGAAAAATGATGCTTAATGCACATTGCGAACTGAATGCAAAGTGATGCCATAAAATTGCCTGATTACTCTGACCACTTAATTAAGATTAACCCTTCACATTACATGGAGCTTCTCACATTCATTAGATTTCAACCATACAGTGTGTGGTATTATGATACCTTATGAATCACAAAAACAACCAAATGATTGAATAGCTGCAACTGTTTGTGATCTTTTGGATTTAAATCTATTCAGATTTCGCTTGACAATCAAAAGATGGAATGGAATACACACCCCAGTCTTTTGAAGGTAGAATTCAGTTACAGTAGTAAGATTACTGTTACAGAGATAAAGTAATACATTGGTTTCATACAACCCAGATTAAGACCTTATGTTATGACGCTGATTGTAGATAAGAAGCGAAGTGGACATATGTTCTATTTCGTGTAATAGTCTCTTATCACATAGCATCAgcttcattttgttgtgttggtATGATCTCCTTTCTATTGTTGAATCTATGAGGTTTTAGTATAAACATTTTTGACCAACAAATACTAATTATGAATGCGTGAATCTAAGATACTTAATATGAACTccaacatttaacttttttcctcattccCATATTCTTATATTGTGTATATTCTtaattttacataaatattGTAACGTGATTGTGAAACTGTACCCTGATATCACAATCTGAGATAATCGTTGTCAATGATTTACAGTCTAATAGCAACTAGGCATTATCAGCCATCAGCATTTTTGCAGAATTAATGCCaagtttcatattttcattaagCAGAATGGATActtattaaaatataaagtaggTTTATGAATTCACAAGATGAACAGGGCTCATAATTGATTTAAAACGGCTTACATATAGTACTGATACTTTGACATGCAAGcacagtttgtttacatttgaataaatgtatatggAAGTATGTAATTAATGTCTTCATCTTCCAGGTGTCCTTAGCACCTTCCACATAAGGTTTCTTGTTTTCTCAGTAGAGATAAATTTATCACCCTCCCttaaaaacatgacaatgaaGACTTAAGTAGACACATTTATTGAAGGTGTCTTATTATGGTTAAGTATTTTGTCTTATACAGTAGATGTACTCACAATGTTTGTTGTAAAAAGAATGTATGATCTCAGGTGATTGTTTTAAACCAACACTTAATATCTGTAAATATCTATCAcagagttgtttttgttgtaggAAGTACAAATGAACATCCCAGGAGAAATATTAGTGGGCCTGGAACTTTGAATGATTTCTTATGTCTTCCCTGCAGTGAGCACACAATAGTTTTCAACTTGAAGAGAGTGACTGCCTTGACTTATCCAACCATATAATCATAAATATCATATTATGTTCTGTATCTGGATTATAGGCCAATTTCCTATTGGTACCTAGTGTTTATTTCTCCTTTGCtgaatttggttttatttgtttggcAAGAAAGGTGGAGCAACTCAAGTTGGTACTGCTTGACTTTCACTAAAATCATTCA is a window encoding:
- the mrpl14 gene encoding 39S ribosomal protein L14, mitochondrial; its protein translation is MALPQLSRSLTGLLVNSSSMINRRSFSVSAVAAAIQKMTRVRVVDNSSLGNTSYHRPPRVIHVYTKNGIGKVGDKVLLAIKGQKKKALIVGHKMPGERMSPRFDSNNVVLIEENGNPTGTRIKVPLPTHLRKLEGDYSKVLAIASLFV